A single region of the Streptomyces sp. ITFR-16 genome encodes:
- a CDS encoding ferritin-like fold-containing protein, translated as METPDNATETPASTRIADQDWATASTEPQYRAAVVDLLGALAYGELAAFERLAEDAKLAPTLADKAELAKMASAEFHHFERLTDRLTAIEVEPTGAMEPFAKALDDFHRQTAPSDWLEGLVKAYVGDSIASDFYREVAARLDSDTRSLVVAVLDDTGHGNFAVEKVRAAIEADPRLGGRLALWARRLMGEALSQAQRVVADRDALSTMLVGGVADGFDLAEVGRMFSRITEAHTKRMAALGLAA; from the coding sequence ATGGAGACGCCTGACAACGCCACGGAAACCCCCGCATCCACCAGAATCGCCGACCAGGACTGGGCCACCGCGTCCACGGAGCCCCAGTACCGGGCCGCTGTCGTCGACCTGCTGGGAGCGCTCGCCTACGGGGAGCTGGCGGCCTTCGAGCGGCTCGCCGAGGACGCCAAACTCGCGCCGACCCTGGCCGACAAGGCGGAGCTGGCGAAGATGGCGTCCGCCGAATTCCATCACTTCGAGCGGCTCACGGACCGGCTGACCGCGATCGAGGTGGAGCCGACCGGTGCCATGGAGCCGTTCGCCAAGGCGCTGGACGACTTCCACCGCCAGACCGCTCCCTCGGACTGGCTGGAAGGCCTGGTCAAGGCCTATGTCGGGGACTCGATCGCCAGTGACTTCTACCGCGAGGTCGCGGCCCGGCTGGACTCGGACACCCGTTCCCTCGTCGTCGCCGTGCTCGATGACACGGGGCACGGGAACTTCGCCGTGGAGAAGGTGCGCGCCGCGATCGAGGCGGACCCGAGGCTCGGCGGCCGGCTCGCGCTGTGGGCGCGCCGGCTGATGGGTGAGGCGCTGTCGCAGGCGCAGCGCGTGGTGGCGGACCGCGACGCGCTGTCGACGATGCTGGTGGGCGGGGTGGCCGACGGATTCGACCTCGCGGAGGTCGGCCGGATGTTCTCCCGGATCACCGAGGCGCACACCAAGCGCATGGCCGCCCTGGGGCTGGCCGCCTGA
- a CDS encoding NYN domain-containing protein: protein MSDAETVERLDRTNELLQRVLAEVSKTPSTHAIFVDAGYVYAAAGLLVTGTEDRRSFDLDAEGLIEAFIDKARTIFADSRLLRVYWYDGARRRIHTVEQQSIAELPDVKVRLGNLNANNQQKGVDSLIRTDLESLARHRAISDAALVGGDEDLVSAVEAAQGYGARVHLWGIEAGEGRNQAEPLLWEVDSQRTFDLDFCRPYVTRRPVTTYEDDSPAPSREDVRFVGAQIAAAWLSARGRESLADLLPGHPYLPGSVDQDLLVEAERLLQHSLRGHAALRRALRDGFWQHLQAQY, encoded by the coding sequence ATGAGCGACGCAGAGACCGTCGAGCGCCTGGACCGCACCAACGAGCTGCTCCAGCGCGTGCTGGCGGAGGTCTCGAAGACCCCCTCGACCCACGCGATCTTCGTGGACGCGGGCTATGTGTACGCCGCCGCCGGGCTGCTCGTCACCGGCACGGAGGACCGGCGCTCCTTCGACCTCGACGCGGAAGGGCTGATCGAGGCCTTCATCGACAAGGCCCGCACGATCTTCGCCGACAGCAGACTGCTCCGCGTGTACTGGTACGACGGCGCCAGGCGCCGCATCCACACTGTCGAGCAGCAGTCCATCGCCGAACTCCCCGACGTCAAGGTCCGGCTCGGCAACCTCAACGCCAACAACCAGCAGAAGGGCGTCGACTCCCTCATCCGCACCGACCTGGAATCCCTTGCCCGGCACCGTGCCATCAGCGACGCCGCGCTCGTCGGCGGCGACGAGGACCTGGTCTCCGCCGTCGAGGCAGCCCAGGGGTACGGCGCCCGGGTCCACCTCTGGGGCATCGAGGCCGGGGAGGGGCGCAACCAGGCCGAGCCGCTCCTGTGGGAGGTCGACAGCCAGCGCACCTTCGACCTCGACTTCTGCCGCCCGTACGTGACCCGGCGCCCCGTCACCACGTACGAGGACGACAGCCCGGCGCCCTCGCGCGAGGACGTCCGCTTCGTCGGCGCGCAGATCGCCGCTGCCTGGCTCTCCGCGCGCGGGCGCGAGTCCCTGGCCGACCTGCTGCCCGGACACCCCTATCTGCCGGGCTCCGTCGACCAGGACCTGCTGGTCGAGGCCGAACGGCTGCTCCAGCACTCGCTGCGCGGCCACGCCGCGCTGCGCCGTGCGCTGCGCGACGGCTTCTGGCAGCACCTTCAGGCGCAGTACTGA
- a CDS encoding ABC transporter permease: MAEALLVKEAGAVEAPASGAHPFWRRLRARRAALVAAAVVALLVLTALAAPLLAGIEGQNPTTYHPDLVDSATGGVPLGSFGGISADHWLGVEPLTGRDLFARVVHGARVSLGVALGATLLQVIAGVLVGLAAGLGNRFVDQALSRITDVVVALPVMVIALGALAVVPPGFPRPVLIAVVVGLIGWSGISKIVRAQTLSLKSRDHVAAARLSGWGSWQIARRELLPSLAAPVITYAVLLFPSNIVVEAALSFLGVGIKPPTPSWGQMLSDADTWYQAAPTYLLIPALLLFVTVLALTVLGEGVRTALDPRAASRLRIGTGAKKEAGA, encoded by the coding sequence ATGGCCGAAGCACTGCTGGTCAAGGAGGCGGGGGCCGTCGAGGCCCCCGCCTCCGGGGCCCATCCGTTCTGGCGCCGGCTGCGCGCCCGGCGTGCCGCCCTCGTGGCGGCCGCCGTCGTCGCCCTGCTGGTCCTCACCGCGCTCGCCGCACCGCTGCTCGCGGGCATCGAGGGCCAGAACCCCACCACGTACCACCCGGACCTCGTCGACTCCGCGACCGGCGGGGTCCCGCTCGGCTCCTTCGGCGGGATCAGCGCCGATCACTGGCTGGGCGTCGAACCGCTCACCGGCCGCGACCTGTTCGCCCGCGTCGTCCACGGCGCCCGGGTCTCCCTCGGCGTCGCGCTCGGCGCCACCCTGCTCCAGGTGATCGCCGGAGTCCTCGTCGGGCTGGCCGCCGGACTCGGCAACCGCTTCGTCGACCAGGCGCTCAGCCGGATCACCGACGTCGTCGTCGCCCTGCCGGTCATGGTGATCGCGCTCGGCGCGCTCGCCGTCGTCCCGCCCGGCTTCCCCCGCCCCGTCCTGATCGCCGTCGTCGTCGGCCTGATCGGCTGGTCCGGCATCTCCAAGATCGTGCGCGCCCAGACGCTCTCCCTGAAGTCCCGCGACCATGTCGCCGCCGCCCGGCTCAGCGGCTGGGGCTCCTGGCAGATCGCCCGGCGCGAACTGCTGCCCTCGCTGGCGGCGCCCGTCATCACGTACGCCGTGCTGCTCTTCCCGTCCAACATCGTCGTCGAGGCGGCCCTGTCCTTCCTCGGCGTCGGCATCAAGCCGCCCACCCCGTCCTGGGGACAGATGCTCAGCGACGCCGACACCTGGTACCAGGCCGCGCCCACCTATCTGCTGATCCCGGCCCTGCTGCTCTTCGTCACCGTGCTCGCGCTCACCGTCCTCGGCGAGGGCGTGCGCACCGCGCTCGACCCGCGCGCCGCCTCCCGGCTGCGGATCGGCACCGGCGCCAAGAAGGAGGCCGGAGCATGA
- a CDS encoding alpha/beta hydrolase: protein MSRPPTFIPPSCARARALRTPRGDFAVLDAVPSAEPRGTVLLLPGFTGSKEDFVALLQPLAEAGYRAVAVDGRGQYESEGTDRQESYAQDELARDVLAQTAALGLGDGALHLLGHSLGGQIGRAAVLLDAAPFRSLTLMSSGPAEVVQEQKIKLKILGDALATMTMDDVWTAMRAFDPPAEADTDGEDLRRRWLRHRPAQLIATGRQLAVEPDRVAEVAATGLPVHVISGERDDVWPVPVLDDMAVRLGARRTRIEGAEHSPNTDRPEPTAAALVSFWDSL, encoded by the coding sequence ATGAGCAGGCCACCGACTTTCATCCCGCCCTCCTGCGCCCGGGCCCGGGCGCTGCGCACCCCGCGCGGGGACTTCGCCGTCCTGGACGCCGTCCCGTCCGCCGAGCCGCGCGGCACCGTCCTGCTGCTGCCCGGGTTCACCGGCAGCAAGGAGGACTTCGTCGCGCTGCTGCAACCGCTCGCCGAGGCCGGCTACCGGGCCGTCGCCGTGGACGGGCGCGGGCAGTACGAGAGCGAGGGGACGGACCGTCAGGAATCTTACGCCCAGGATGAGTTGGCCCGTGATGTGCTCGCCCAGACGGCCGCACTCGGCCTCGGGGACGGCGCGCTGCACCTGCTCGGGCACTCACTCGGCGGGCAGATCGGACGCGCCGCCGTGCTGCTGGACGCCGCACCGTTCCGTTCGCTCACCCTGATGTCCTCCGGACCGGCCGAGGTCGTCCAGGAGCAGAAGATCAAGCTGAAGATCCTCGGCGACGCACTCGCGACCATGACCATGGACGACGTGTGGACGGCGATGCGCGCCTTCGACCCGCCCGCCGAGGCCGACACGGACGGCGAGGACCTGCGGCGGCGCTGGCTGCGCCACCGGCCCGCCCAGCTGATCGCCACCGGCCGTCAGCTGGCCGTCGAGCCGGACCGGGTGGCCGAGGTCGCCGCGACGGGGCTGCCGGTCCATGTGATCTCCGGCGAGCGCGACGACGTCTGGCCGGTGCCCGTGCTCGACGACATGGCGGTGCGCCTGGGCGCGCGCCGGACCCGGATCGAGGGCGCGGAGCACTCCCCCAACACGGACCGGCCCGAGCCGACGGCGGCCGCGCTCGTCTCCTTCTGGGACAGCCTGTAG
- a CDS encoding TetR/AcrR family transcriptional regulator encodes MTAIEQTEAARPRGTRLPRRARRNQLLGAAQEVFVAQGYHSAAMDDIAERAGVSKPVLYQHFPGKLELYLALLDQHCESLLQAVRTALASTTDNKLRVAATMDAYFAYVEDEGGAFRLVFESDLTNEPAVRERVDRVSLQCAEAISDVIAGDTGLSKEESMLLAVGLGGVSQVVARYWLSSRSAIPRDTAVQLLTSLAWRGIAGFPLHGIDQH; translated from the coding sequence GTGACAGCCATCGAGCAGACCGAGGCGGCGCGCCCGCGGGGCACTCGCCTGCCCCGCCGCGCCCGACGCAACCAGCTCCTGGGAGCCGCGCAGGAGGTCTTCGTCGCGCAGGGCTACCACTCGGCCGCGATGGACGACATCGCGGAGCGGGCCGGAGTCAGCAAGCCGGTGCTCTACCAGCACTTCCCGGGCAAGCTGGAGCTCTATCTGGCCCTGCTGGACCAGCACTGCGAGTCACTGCTCCAGGCGGTGCGCACGGCGCTGGCCTCGACCACGGACAACAAGCTCCGCGTGGCCGCGACGATGGACGCCTACTTCGCGTACGTCGAGGACGAGGGCGGGGCCTTCCGGCTGGTCTTCGAGTCGGACCTGACCAACGAGCCCGCCGTGCGCGAGCGGGTCGACCGGGTCTCGCTCCAGTGCGCCGAGGCGATCTCCGACGTGATCGCGGGCGACACGGGCCTCTCCAAGGAGGAGTCGATGCTCCTCGCGGTCGGCCTCGGCGGGGTGTCCCAGGTGGTCGCCCGCTACTGGCTCTCCAGCCGGTCCGCCATTCCGCGCGACACGGCGGTCCAGCTGCTCACCTCGCTGGCCTGGCGGGGCATCGCGGGCTTCCCGCTGCACGGCATCGACCAGCACTGA
- a CDS encoding DUF3152 domain-containing protein: MRRELIRGVGRHSRKGPAPRAPETGPAEGDAGTGREAPQPAVGSGRRRRPGDRPAPGTDGHTPFQGTPQVRGGHPEQREPGGGWGTGPIGRYTERPGPGRIGPQASGPGRPQTPQEPHPSQPQQAAGARPFIPGPRREFVEAFDSPPAPPAPRRPLADTPADPYRSVTEWDERPPGDGDEEAPAPAREPRGGKGRTFTGIAAAAVTTVLAVVVAGQVAHDGTGRSGSARAAGVDRDGGDNASRSDSRTTPSPEAAAVRPLSYEQKMAKPYPLAPKLTASGKFETVPGAAKAPGKGHKYRYRIDVEKGLGLDPALFAEAVQKTLNDDRSWAHHGDMTFERISRGEPDFVITLASPGTTGEWCRKSGLDTTEDNVSCDSAATERVMINAYRWAQGSSTFGPDKLFSYRQMLINHEVGHRLGHNHVSCGTKGALAPVMQQQTKSLDIDGIKCRPNAWVYPTG; this comes from the coding sequence ATGCGGCGGGAGCTGATCCGGGGCGTGGGACGACACAGCCGAAAGGGCCCTGCGCCCAGGGCGCCCGAGACCGGGCCGGCCGAGGGCGACGCGGGTACGGGGCGCGAGGCCCCGCAGCCCGCCGTCGGCAGCGGCCGGCGCAGACGGCCGGGCGACCGGCCCGCTCCGGGCACCGACGGCCACACCCCGTTCCAGGGCACGCCCCAGGTGCGCGGCGGCCACCCCGAACAGCGCGAACCCGGCGGCGGCTGGGGCACCGGCCCGATCGGCCGGTACACCGAGCGGCCGGGGCCGGGGCGCATCGGCCCCCAGGCGTCCGGCCCCGGACGGCCGCAGACGCCACAGGAGCCGCATCCTTCGCAGCCTCAGCAGGCGGCCGGGGCCCGGCCGTTCATACCGGGTCCGCGGCGCGAGTTCGTCGAGGCCTTCGACAGCCCGCCCGCACCGCCCGCGCCGCGCCGGCCCCTGGCGGACACCCCGGCCGACCCCTACCGCTCCGTCACCGAGTGGGACGAGCGGCCCCCCGGTGACGGCGACGAGGAGGCCCCGGCGCCCGCCAGGGAGCCCCGGGGCGGCAAGGGCCGTACGTTCACGGGCATCGCCGCCGCCGCGGTGACCACCGTGCTCGCGGTCGTCGTGGCCGGCCAGGTCGCCCATGACGGCACCGGCCGCAGCGGCAGCGCACGGGCCGCCGGAGTGGACCGGGACGGCGGCGACAACGCCTCCCGCTCGGACAGCAGGACCACGCCGTCACCCGAGGCGGCGGCGGTCAGGCCTCTTTCGTATGAGCAGAAAATGGCCAAGCCCTATCCGCTGGCGCCGAAGCTGACGGCCTCGGGGAAGTTCGAGACCGTCCCCGGCGCGGCGAAGGCGCCGGGCAAGGGGCACAAGTACCGCTACCGGATCGACGTCGAGAAGGGGCTCGGGCTCGACCCGGCGCTGTTCGCCGAGGCGGTCCAGAAGACCCTGAACGACGACCGCAGCTGGGCGCACCACGGCGACATGACCTTCGAACGGATCTCGCGGGGCGAGCCGGACTTCGTCATCACGCTGGCCAGCCCCGGCACCACGGGGGAGTGGTGCCGGAAGTCGGGTCTGGACACGACCGAGGACAACGTCTCCTGCGACTCGGCGGCCACCGAGCGCGTGATGATCAACGCCTACCGCTGGGCCCAGGGCTCGTCGACCTTCGGACCGGACAAGCTCTTCTCGTACCGCCAGATGCTGATCAACCACGAGGTCGGCCATCGGCTGGGTCACAACCATGTGAGCTGCGGCACGAAGGGCGCACTCGCGCCGGTGATGCAGCAGCAGACCAAATCGCTGGATATCGACGGCATCAAGTGCCGCCCCAACGCCTGGGTGTACCCCACTGGTTGA
- a CDS encoding DEAD/DEAH box helicase has product MTLPVALSGSDVIGQAKTGTGKTLGFGLPLLERVTVLADVEAGRAKPEQLTDAPQALIVVPTRELCQQVTNDLLTAGKVRNVRVLAIYGGRAYEPQVEALKKGVDVIVGTPGRLLDLAGQRKLDLSQVRALVLDEADEMLDLGFLPDVERIITMLPAKRQTMLFSATMPGAVISLARRYMSQPTHINATSPDDEGTTVKNTAQYVYRAHSMDKPEMVSRILQANGRGLAMIFCRTKRTAADIAEQLEKRGFASGAVHGDLGQGAREQALRAFRNGKVDVLVCTDVAARGIDVEGVTHVINYQSPEDEKTYLHRIGRTGRAGAKGIAITLVDWDDIPRWQLINKALDLKFPDPPETYSTSPHLYEELDIPAGTKGVLPRTERTRAGLRAEEIEDLGETGGRGRKSAAASAPAVREERTPRQRRRTRGGSALEEGAASVPAPATEAVAVSDTADAPAEPRTPRRRRRSRVGAAEIAAEAAVAVAEAPAPVVEPAPEAEAEPKKRTRTRAPKAEVVVDAEAETLTEAKPRRRRARTTKPVAQEADFQTAPVAEPAPEATVTKPRRRTRVIKPAEDEVDFQIAPIAEPETDRPRRRTRTAAKPKTEAAAETATAEGEAKPRRRRAPRTAAAKSEG; this is encoded by the coding sequence CTGACGCTCCCCGTCGCCCTCTCCGGCTCCGATGTCATCGGGCAGGCCAAGACCGGCACCGGCAAGACGCTCGGTTTCGGGCTGCCGCTGCTGGAGCGCGTCACCGTCCTCGCGGACGTCGAGGCGGGCCGGGCCAAGCCCGAGCAGCTCACCGACGCCCCGCAGGCGCTGATCGTCGTCCCCACCCGCGAGCTGTGCCAGCAGGTCACCAACGACCTGCTCACCGCCGGCAAGGTGCGCAACGTCCGCGTGCTCGCGATCTACGGCGGCCGGGCCTACGAGCCCCAGGTCGAGGCACTCAAGAAGGGCGTCGACGTGATCGTCGGCACCCCGGGCCGGCTGCTCGACCTGGCGGGCCAGCGCAAGCTGGACCTCTCCCAGGTGCGCGCCCTCGTCCTCGACGAGGCCGACGAGATGCTGGACCTGGGCTTCCTGCCCGACGTCGAGCGCATCATCACGATGCTGCCGGCGAAGCGCCAGACCATGCTGTTCTCGGCGACGATGCCGGGCGCGGTCATCTCGCTCGCGCGCCGCTACATGTCGCAGCCGACCCACATCAACGCCACCTCGCCCGACGACGAGGGCACAACCGTCAAGAACACGGCGCAGTACGTCTACCGCGCCCACTCGATGGACAAGCCCGAGATGGTCTCGCGCATCCTCCAGGCCAACGGCCGCGGACTCGCGATGATCTTCTGCCGCACCAAGCGCACGGCGGCCGACATCGCCGAGCAGCTGGAGAAGCGCGGCTTCGCCTCCGGCGCGGTCCACGGCGACCTCGGCCAGGGCGCCCGCGAGCAGGCGCTGCGCGCCTTCCGCAACGGCAAGGTGGACGTCCTCGTCTGCACCGACGTCGCGGCCCGCGGTATCGATGTCGAGGGTGTCACCCACGTCATCAACTACCAGTCCCCCGAGGACGAGAAGACCTATCTGCACCGCATCGGCCGTACCGGCCGCGCGGGCGCCAAGGGCATCGCGATCACGCTGGTCGACTGGGACGACATCCCGCGCTGGCAGCTGATCAACAAGGCCCTGGACCTGAAGTTCCCGGACCCGCCGGAGACGTACTCCACGTCCCCGCACCTGTACGAGGAGCTGGACATCCCGGCCGGCACCAAGGGTGTCCTGCCGCGCACCGAGCGGACCCGCGCGGGTCTGCGGGCCGAGGAGATCGAGGACCTCGGCGAGACGGGCGGCCGCGGCCGCAAGTCCGCCGCCGCCTCGGCCCCCGCCGTCCGTGAGGAGCGCACGCCGCGTCAGCGCCGTCGCACCCGGGGCGGTTCGGCTCTGGAGGAGGGCGCCGCCTCGGTGCCCGCGCCGGCCACCGAGGCCGTCGCGGTCTCCGACACCGCCGACGCCCCGGCCGAGCCGCGCACCCCCCGCCGTCGCCGGCGCAGCCGGGTCGGTGCCGCGGAGATCGCCGCCGAGGCCGCGGTCGCCGTGGCCGAGGCCCCTGCCCCGGTCGTCGAGCCGGCGCCCGAGGCCGAGGCCGAGCCGAAGAAGCGGACCCGGACCCGCGCGCCCAAGGCCGAGGTCGTGGTCGACGCCGAGGCGGAGACCCTGACCGAGGCGAAGCCGCGCCGCCGTCGCGCCCGGACCACGAAGCCGGTGGCACAGGAGGCTGACTTCCAGACCGCCCCGGTGGCCGAGCCCGCGCCGGAGGCGACGGTGACCAAGCCGCGCCGCCGCACCCGGGTCATCAAGCCGGCCGAGGACGAGGTCGACTTCCAGATCGCGCCGATCGCCGAGCCCGAGACGGACCGGCCGCGCCGCCGCACCCGTACGGCCGCCAAGCCGAAGACGGAGGCCGCGGCGGAGACCGCGACCGCCGAGGGCGAGGCCAAGCCGCGCAGGCGCCGGGCTCCGCGCACCGCCGCCGCGAAGTCCGAGGGCTAG
- a CDS encoding Ms4533A family Cys-rich leader peptide, with translation MSRSPVTFDRATIELALIGVTGHSVADVDCC, from the coding sequence ATGTCACGCAGCCCCGTCACCTTCGATCGCGCCACCATTGAGCTGGCGCTCATCGGCGTGACCGGGCACAGCGTCGCCGACGTCGACTGTTGCTGA
- a CDS encoding ABC transporter substrate-binding protein, which translates to MRQPSVISRRVAAAAAVLAVAAGAAACGPEGSSKGSDDTSGAAGAPKKGGTLTVLNSAPQEDFDPARLYTSGGGNVPSLVFRTLTTRNREDGAEGAKVVPDLATDLGKPSKNATVWTYTLKDGLKYEDGTAITSADIKYGIERSFAAELSGGAPYLRDWLIGGADYQGPYKDKKGLDSIETPDAKTIVFHLNKPEGEFPYLATQTQTTPVPKAKDTGTKYEEHPLSSGPYKVVRNEGDGERLVLERNTHWSAATDEERKAYPDRIDVRSGLDSAVINQRLSASQGADSAAVTTDTNLGPAELAKVSGDKKLAARVGTGHFGYTNYIAFNPKVKPFDNPKVRQAISYAVDRSSVVNAAGGSSLAEPATTFLPDQKSFGYTPYDAFPAGKNGNAAKARELLKEAGYPKGLTVTLTHNNEKNFATSPEIATALQEALKKAGITVKLRGLESNAYSDTVYNVKTEPGFFLGGWGADWPSGGPFFAPIFDGRQIVKAGYNFNSAQFDDASVNKEIDEINKLTDLSAAAKRWGALDKKVGEQALTVPLFHPVYKRLYGKSVKNVVISDWTGVLDISQVAVK; encoded by the coding sequence ATGCGTCAACCGTCCGTCATATCGCGCCGCGTAGCAGCGGCCGCCGCAGTACTCGCCGTGGCCGCGGGAGCCGCGGCCTGCGGGCCCGAGGGCAGCAGCAAGGGCAGCGACGACACCTCCGGCGCGGCGGGCGCGCCCAAGAAGGGCGGCACGCTGACCGTCCTCAACAGCGCCCCGCAGGAGGACTTCGACCCCGCCCGCCTCTACACCTCCGGCGGCGGCAACGTCCCCTCCCTCGTCTTCCGCACCCTCACCACCCGCAACCGGGAGGACGGCGCGGAGGGCGCCAAGGTCGTCCCCGACCTGGCGACCGACCTGGGCAAGCCCAGCAAGAACGCCACGGTGTGGACGTACACCCTCAAGGACGGCCTGAAGTACGAGGACGGCACGGCGATCACCAGCGCCGACATCAAGTACGGCATCGAGCGCTCCTTCGCCGCCGAACTCTCCGGCGGCGCGCCCTATCTGCGCGACTGGCTGATCGGCGGGGCCGACTACCAGGGCCCGTACAAGGACAAGAAGGGCCTCGACTCGATCGAGACGCCCGACGCGAAGACGATCGTCTTCCACCTCAACAAGCCCGAGGGCGAGTTCCCCTACCTCGCCACCCAGACGCAGACCACCCCCGTACCGAAGGCCAAGGACACCGGCACCAAGTACGAGGAGCACCCGCTCTCCTCCGGCCCGTACAAGGTCGTCAGGAACGAGGGCGACGGCGAGCGCCTCGTCCTGGAGCGCAACACCCACTGGTCGGCCGCCACCGACGAGGAGCGCAAGGCCTACCCGGACCGGATCGACGTCCGCTCCGGCCTCGACTCCGCCGTCATCAACCAGCGGCTGTCCGCCTCCCAGGGCGCCGACTCCGCCGCCGTCACCACCGACACCAACCTCGGCCCGGCCGAACTCGCCAAGGTCTCCGGCGACAAGAAGCTCGCCGCCCGTGTCGGCACCGGCCACTTCGGCTACACGAACTACATCGCCTTCAACCCGAAGGTGAAGCCGTTCGACAACCCGAAGGTGCGCCAGGCCATCTCCTACGCCGTCGACCGCTCCTCCGTGGTCAACGCCGCCGGCGGCTCCTCGCTCGCCGAGCCCGCCACCACCTTCCTGCCCGACCAGAAGTCCTTCGGCTACACGCCGTACGACGCCTTCCCGGCCGGGAAGAACGGCAACGCGGCCAAGGCCAGGGAGCTGCTGAAGGAGGCCGGCTACCCCAAGGGGCTGACCGTCACCCTCACGCACAACAACGAGAAGAACTTCGCCACCAGCCCGGAGATCGCCACCGCGCTCCAGGAGGCGCTGAAGAAGGCCGGCATCACCGTCAAGCTCCGCGGCCTGGAGTCCAACGCCTACTCGGACACCGTCTACAACGTGAAGACGGAGCCCGGCTTCTTCCTCGGCGGCTGGGGTGCCGACTGGCCGTCCGGCGGCCCGTTCTTCGCGCCGATCTTCGACGGACGCCAGATCGTCAAGGCCGGGTACAACTTCAACTCCGCCCAGTTCGACGACGCCTCGGTCAACAAGGAGATCGACGAGATCAACAAGCTGACCGACCTGAGCGCCGCCGCCAAGCGCTGGGGCGCCCTCGACAAGAAGGTCGGTGAGCAGGCGCTGACCGTGCCGCTGTTCCACCCGGTCTACAAGCGCCTGTACGGCAAGTCCGTCAAGAACGTCGTGATCAGCGACTGGACCGGCGTGCTCGACATCTCGCAGGTCGCGGTCAAGTAA
- a CDS encoding DUF3107 domain-containing protein codes for MEVKIGVQHTPREIVLESGLSAEEVESTVSEALAGKAQLLSLTDEKGRKVLVPADRIAYVEIGEPSTRRVGFGAL; via the coding sequence GTGGAGGTCAAGATCGGGGTGCAGCACACGCCCCGGGAGATCGTTCTGGAGAGCGGGCTTTCCGCCGAAGAGGTCGAGAGCACGGTTTCCGAGGCTCTCGCCGGCAAGGCGCAGCTGCTCAGCCTCACGGACGAGAAGGGCCGCAAGGTCCTGGTGCCGGCCGACCGGATCGCCTACGTGGAGATCGGTGAGCCGAGCACGCGACGGGTGGGGTTCGGCGCGCTGTAG
- a CDS encoding alpha/beta hydrolase has protein sequence MSSTELPGVRAAAAVSPTVSAVRVAEGEKLRSASLPGLTLNVRSRPPGRTGLPPALFVHGLGGSSQNWSALMPLLEDVLDCEAVDLPGFGDSPPPDDGNYSVTGHARAVIRFLDAEGRGPVHLFGNSLGGAVSTRVAAVRPDLVRTLTLVSPALPEIRVQWSAAPTALLAVPGVVSLFSRMTRDWSAEDRTRGVMALCYGDPARVSETGFRDAVAEMERRLELPYFWDAMARSARGIVDAYTLGGQHGLWRQAERVLAPTQLIYGGRDRLVSYRMARRASAAFRDARLLTLPDAGHVAMMEYPEAVAQAFRELLDECGGS, from the coding sequence ATGTCTTCGACCGAGCTGCCGGGAGTCCGCGCCGCCGCCGCGGTGTCCCCCACGGTGAGCGCCGTCCGGGTCGCGGAGGGGGAGAAGCTCCGCTCCGCGTCGCTGCCCGGGCTGACGCTGAACGTCCGTTCGCGGCCCCCGGGGCGGACCGGACTGCCGCCCGCCCTGTTCGTGCACGGGCTCGGCGGCTCCTCGCAGAACTGGTCGGCGCTGATGCCGCTGCTGGAGGACGTGCTGGACTGCGAGGCGGTCGACCTGCCCGGTTTCGGGGACTCCCCGCCGCCGGACGACGGCAACTACTCGGTGACCGGCCACGCCCGTGCGGTGATCCGCTTCCTGGACGCCGAGGGGCGCGGCCCCGTCCATCTGTTCGGTAATTCCCTGGGCGGCGCGGTGTCCACCCGGGTCGCCGCGGTCCGCCCCGACCTGGTGCGCACCCTGACCCTCGTCTCCCCCGCGCTCCCCGAGATCCGGGTCCAGTGGTCGGCCGCGCCCACCGCCCTGCTCGCCGTTCCGGGCGTCGTATCCCTGTTCTCCCGGATGACCCGGGACTGGAGCGCGGAAGACCGCACCCGCGGTGTCATGGCACTCTGTTACGGCGATCCGGCACGGGTCTCCGAGACGGGCTTCCGCGACGCGGTGGCCGAAATGGAGCGTCGGCTGGAGCTGCCGTACTTCTGGGACGCCATGGCGCGCTCCGCCCGTGGCATCGTCGACGCGTACACACTGGGCGGTCAGCACGGGCTGTGGCGCCAGGCCGAGCGGGTGCTCGCACCGACCCAGCTCATCTACGGCGGACGGGACCGGCTCGTCTCGTACCGGATGGCACGCAGGGCGTCCGCGGCATTCCGCGATGCGCGTCTGCTGACACTGCCCGACGCCGGGCACGTGGCGATGATGGAGTACCCGGAGGCGGTCGCCCAGGCGTTCCGGGAACTGCTCGACGAATGCGGCGGGAGCTGA